One segment of Radiobacillus kanasensis DNA contains the following:
- the mgtE gene encoding magnesium transporter: MEHLDAQEREQHWDKIQEALFNKQIGDFRAEFLELHPYDQAKIFEEQSEEVRMLIYSYLSPEEMADVMENIDYEDVEEFFTEMDPRYASSVLAEMSTDDSVDILNELDKDKVASFLTIMDKEAAQEIKELLHYEEKTAGSLMTNEYVVIHAGQTVKEAMRHLRKEAPEAETIYYTYVVDDQKRLVGVISLRDLIIAEGDWLVSDVMSDRVVSVSVGQDQEEVAHMMRDYDFLALPVVDFQNHLLGIITVDDVMDVMEEEANDDYSKLAGVSDTERSDQSALSAASKRLPWLIILLFLGMFTASLIGRFEDALNKVAILAIFIPLIAGMAGNTGTQSLAVAVRGIATGEIEKLGKSKIVVREAITGLITGTSCGIVVTGIVYVWQGDFFLGLLVGISIMTTLIIATIAGSMIPLLMHRFKIDPAVASGPFITTINDIISILVYFGLATMFMDLLLNK; this comes from the coding sequence ATGGAACATCTAGATGCGCAAGAAAGAGAACAACATTGGGACAAAATTCAAGAGGCTCTATTCAACAAACAAATTGGAGATTTTCGTGCAGAATTTCTAGAGTTACATCCGTATGATCAAGCTAAAATTTTTGAAGAACAATCCGAAGAAGTCCGAATGTTAATATATAGCTATTTGTCACCAGAAGAAATGGCAGACGTTATGGAAAATATCGACTACGAGGATGTGGAAGAGTTTTTCACGGAAATGGATCCTCGCTATGCTTCTAGTGTATTAGCGGAAATGTCTACAGATGACTCCGTTGATATTTTAAATGAATTAGATAAGGATAAAGTAGCTAGTTTTCTAACGATTATGGATAAAGAAGCGGCGCAAGAAATCAAAGAGTTGCTTCACTATGAAGAAAAAACGGCCGGAAGTCTCATGACAAACGAGTATGTCGTCATTCATGCTGGTCAAACGGTAAAAGAAGCGATGCGACATCTTCGGAAGGAAGCTCCAGAAGCGGAGACGATTTACTATACGTATGTCGTGGACGATCAAAAGAGGTTAGTCGGGGTTATTTCCTTAAGAGACTTGATTATTGCAGAAGGGGATTGGCTCGTTTCGGATGTGATGAGTGACCGGGTCGTGTCTGTTTCGGTTGGGCAAGACCAGGAAGAAGTGGCACACATGATGCGAGACTATGATTTCTTAGCATTGCCGGTTGTAGATTTTCAAAATCATTTATTAGGGATTATCACAGTCGACGACGTGATGGACGTTATGGAGGAAGAGGCGAATGATGACTATTCCAAGCTTGCCGGTGTCTCGGATACGGAACGTTCGGACCAGAGCGCTCTTTCCGCAGCTAGCAAAAGGTTGCCATGGCTTATTATATTACTCTTTTTGGGGATGTTTACGGCAAGTTTGATTGGGCGCTTTGAGGATGCCCTCAACAAAGTAGCCATCCTTGCTATTTTTATACCATTAATAGCGGGTATGGCTGGGAATACCGGAACACAGTCCTTAGCGGTTGCGGTCCGTGGGATTGCAACAGGAGAAATTGAAAAGCTAGGCAAATCGAAAATTGTAGTTCGCGAAGCCATTACAGGATTGATTACAGGTACGAGCTGTGGGATAGTTGTAACTGGTATCGTGTATGTATGGCAGGGGGATTTCTTTTTAGGATTGCTTGTTGGAATTTCCATCATGACTACTTTAATCATCGCAACAATCGCGGGATCCATGATTCCGTTGTTGATGCACCGCTTTAAAATCGATCCGGCTGTTGCATCCGGTCCATTTATTACAACGATCAATGATATTATTTCGATTCTTGTTTATTTTGGCTTGGCTACAATGTTTATGGACTTATTATTAAATAAATAG
- a CDS encoding IS110 family RNA-guided transposase, protein MKLFAGLDVSSFDIKVCLLNGEGDKLRTFTVSNDLPGATELRNSILECVKGQKVDTLKIGLESTSVYSFHPSMFFHNDESLKALGTQVFVMNPKQIKNFKKSYSDMDKTDEIDAFVIADYLRFGRANMSVVKESQYIALQQLTRSRYQLVHQVTKEKQHFLQHLSFKCNTFQEEVDSSVFGNAMMELFFEKFSLEELSQMPLEDLAAFLQEKGKNRFGDPECVARSIQKAVRSSYRLDKVVEDSIDLILGTTIEVIRTLQKQIKEIDKAIKRIMAGLTETLETIPGIGPVFSAGIIAEIGQIERFDDETKIAKYAGLYWRKNQSGRFTAEDTSLSRNGNQYLRYYLVEAANSVRRQVPEYQEYYAKKYKEVPKHQHKRALVLTARKLVRLVDALLRNHQVYTSKRSVNE, encoded by the coding sequence ATGAAATTATTTGCTGGATTAGATGTTAGTTCTTTTGATATCAAGGTTTGTTTACTAAATGGTGAAGGAGACAAACTCAGAACCTTCACCGTATCCAATGATTTACCAGGTGCTACAGAATTACGAAATTCTATATTAGAGTGTGTAAAAGGCCAAAAGGTTGATACACTCAAAATCGGTCTTGAGTCTACGTCGGTTTATAGCTTTCATCCATCTATGTTTTTTCATAATGACGAGTCACTCAAGGCACTTGGTACACAAGTTTTTGTTATGAATCCCAAACAGATAAAGAACTTTAAGAAGAGTTATAGCGATATGGACAAAACCGATGAGATTGATGCGTTTGTTATCGCCGATTATCTTCGCTTTGGCCGGGCCAATATGTCTGTTGTTAAAGAGAGCCAATATATAGCGCTCCAACAACTTACACGCTCAAGATATCAACTCGTTCATCAAGTGACAAAAGAAAAGCAGCACTTTCTCCAACACTTGAGTTTCAAATGCAATACCTTTCAAGAGGAAGTGGACTCTTCCGTTTTTGGTAATGCGATGATGGAACTCTTTTTCGAGAAATTTAGCTTGGAAGAACTGTCACAAATGCCATTGGAAGATCTAGCTGCATTCCTTCAAGAGAAAGGGAAAAATCGTTTTGGAGATCCCGAATGTGTAGCGAGATCCATTCAAAAAGCTGTCCGTTCTTCCTATCGATTAGATAAGGTTGTTGAAGATTCTATTGATCTCATCCTTGGCACCACTATTGAAGTGATTCGCACACTTCAGAAACAAATAAAAGAGATTGATAAAGCCATAAAACGAATCATGGCTGGATTAACCGAAACACTTGAAACTATCCCTGGCATTGGACCTGTGTTTTCTGCTGGCATTATTGCTGAAATTGGCCAAATTGAACGCTTTGATGATGAGACAAAGATTGCTAAATACGCGGGCCTCTATTGGCGTAAAAATCAATCAGGACGCTTTACAGCTGAAGATACTTCGCTATCTCGTAATGGGAATCAGTATCTTAGATATTACCTTGTTGAAGCCGCCAACTCGGTAAGAAGACAAGTTCCTGAGTACCAAGAGTATTACGCGAAGAAATACAAAGAAGTACCAAAACACCAACATAAAAGGGCACTCGTCTTAACCGCAAGAAAATTAGTACGTTTGGTTGATGCGCTACTACGCAATCACCAAGTCTACACGTCGAAAAGGAGCGTGAATGAATGA
- the fabI gene encoding enoyl-ACP reductase FabI, with translation MKFSLEGRTYVVMGVANKRSIAWGIARSLHEAGARLIFTYASERFEKPVRDLVETLEGQDALFYECDVTDDSAVQNTFDAIKKDVGVIHGLAHCIAFADKEDLKGEFVDTSRDGFLLSQNISTYSLIAVTRAAQPLMAEGGGIVTLTYLGGERVVQNYNVMGVAKAGLDASMKYLANDLGKHNIRVNAISAGPIRTLSAKGVGDFNSVLKQIEEKAPLRRTVTQEEVGDTAYYLLSDLSRGVTGEIIHVDSGFNILGL, from the coding sequence ATGAAATTTTCTTTAGAAGGTCGTACATATGTTGTAATGGGTGTTGCTAACAAACGAAGTATTGCTTGGGGAATTGCCCGTTCTCTTCATGAAGCGGGAGCTCGTTTAATTTTCACCTATGCATCTGAACGTTTTGAAAAACCGGTTAGAGATTTAGTAGAAACGTTAGAAGGGCAGGATGCCTTATTCTATGAGTGTGATGTAACCGACGATTCAGCTGTTCAAAACACTTTCGATGCAATCAAAAAAGATGTAGGCGTCATTCACGGTTTGGCACACTGTATCGCATTTGCCGATAAAGAGGATCTAAAAGGTGAGTTTGTTGATACGAGCCGGGACGGGTTTTTATTATCACAGAACATTAGCACTTACTCTTTAATCGCTGTAACTAGAGCTGCGCAGCCTCTCATGGCAGAAGGTGGCGGAATCGTAACTCTTACGTACCTTGGTGGAGAAAGAGTAGTGCAAAACTACAACGTAATGGGTGTGGCGAAAGCAGGCTTAGATGCGAGCATGAAATATTTAGCAAATGATCTTGGAAAACACAACATCCGTGTAAATGCTATTTCTGCTGGTCCGATCCGTACGCTTTCAGCAAAAGGGGTCGGAGACTTTAACAGCGTCCTCAAACAAATTGAAGAGAAAGCACCACTTCGTCGTACAGTGACACAAGAGGAAGTAGGAGATACAGCTTACTATTTATTGAGTGACCTCTCTCGTGGAGTGACTGGCGAAATCATCCACGTGGATTCAGGATTTAACATTTTAGGACTATAG
- a CDS encoding CotO family spore coat protein — translation MSKRFSRKPMLYIQQPELGKPSAKMQVKYRTPKSKKGSVDKKGSGNKTKNDGSQNFTKKRLKQVVSIPVEEESESSSSSEVEEEAKSQRRKRFKELSIKERVEYFMGLPANVPKMKCQVSTADNSYRGIITNYKDNIVYMRATKRPFRLELELEEITDIQLLGF, via the coding sequence ATGAGTAAAAGATTCTCGCGTAAGCCTATGCTCTATATCCAGCAACCTGAATTAGGGAAACCTTCTGCTAAAATGCAGGTAAAGTATCGAACACCAAAATCTAAAAAAGGCTCTGTAGATAAAAAAGGTTCTGGGAACAAAACAAAAAATGACGGTAGTCAAAATTTTACAAAAAAAAGATTGAAACAAGTGGTCTCCATTCCGGTTGAGGAAGAATCGGAATCATCGTCTTCATCTGAGGTGGAGGAAGAGGCAAAGAGTCAGAGAAGAAAAAGGTTTAAGGAGTTGTCCATTAAAGAAAGAGTAGAGTATTTTATGGGACTTCCAGCCAACGTGCCGAAAATGAAGTGTCAGGTGAGCACAGCAGACAATTCCTATCGAGGGATTATAACTAATTATAAGGATAACATCGTTTATATGAGAGCTACGAAAAGACCATTTCGATTAGAATTGGAATTGGAAGAAATTACAGATATTCAATTGTTAGGATTTTAA
- a CDS encoding CotY/CotZ family spore coat protein, with the protein MSCGKEFNTGNCVCDILKEIADAQSDIIENGCVNCEQSIADLLGDNTLPIANELDTVPVLLYTKEGEPFKGFGADYGAISDIQGSFFFRVKEVDEDCCATLELLRDPNDPDDNPECPVDQYTGNLETTGICITVNANCFCHITCLPAIDAL; encoded by the coding sequence ATGTCATGCGGAAAAGAATTCAATACAGGTAACTGTGTATGTGATATCCTGAAAGAGATTGCTGATGCACAATCCGATATTATTGAAAATGGTTGTGTAAACTGTGAGCAATCCATCGCTGACTTACTTGGTGATAACACATTACCAATAGCAAACGAACTAGATACTGTTCCTGTACTTCTCTACACTAAAGAAGGTGAACCTTTCAAAGGGTTCGGTGCTGATTATGGCGCAATTAGCGACATCCAAGGAAGCTTCTTCTTCCGTGTTAAGGAAGTAGACGAAGATTGCTGTGCAACTCTAGAATTACTACGCGACCCTAACGATCCTGATGACAATCCAGAATGTCCAGTAGATCAATATACTGGCAACCTAGAAACAACTGGTATTTGCATCACTGTAAATGCTAACTGCTTCTGCCACATCACTTGCCTACCAGCAATCGATGCACTTTAA
- a CDS encoding MBL fold metallo-hydrolase, with product MDMQQLHENCYCFHGPVNIGYVHQKSEGLLIDAGIDKSTMKKVIRQLEEKQLPVTHLFITHAHADHYGGAAYLQEKYEVFTIAPELEEAILRNPILEPIYLFSGNDPLPELRNKFLEGLPIRIDKVIREGNYTIGNFTFQTYLLPGHSYGQLAILINEILYAGDSYFSEEQLHKHKIPFLTDAFQLLESLQKLKKLDCIGAIPGHGIYEKDFHHTVQLNMDYHEGLLVWLENQIANEANGMSHEQIVSEMCSEYEIQAKQLSQWLLFRTAVTGYITALIRQGKITHEIQNNIWKFITKEKA from the coding sequence ATGGACATGCAGCAGCTACACGAAAACTGTTATTGTTTTCATGGTCCAGTTAACATCGGGTATGTTCATCAGAAATCAGAGGGACTATTAATAGATGCGGGTATCGATAAATCAACGATGAAAAAGGTCATTCGGCAGCTGGAGGAAAAACAACTTCCAGTTACGCATTTATTCATAACCCATGCTCATGCCGATCATTATGGTGGTGCTGCCTACTTACAAGAGAAATATGAAGTGTTCACCATAGCTCCTGAGCTAGAAGAAGCGATCCTAAGAAATCCTATCCTAGAGCCCATTTATCTTTTTTCAGGCAATGACCCATTACCTGAGCTTCGTAACAAATTCTTAGAAGGTTTACCTATTCGGATTGATAAAGTCATCAGAGAAGGGAACTATACGATTGGAAATTTCACTTTTCAGACATACCTTCTTCCCGGCCATAGCTATGGCCAGTTAGCCATCCTAATCAATGAGATCCTGTATGCAGGAGACAGTTACTTTAGCGAAGAGCAACTACATAAACATAAAATTCCATTTCTTACCGATGCGTTTCAATTACTAGAAAGCCTCCAAAAACTCAAGAAACTGGACTGCATCGGTGCTATTCCAGGTCACGGGATCTACGAAAAAGACTTTCACCACACAGTCCAACTCAATATGGATTACCATGAAGGGCTACTCGTTTGGTTGGAAAATCAAATCGCCAATGAAGCAAACGGAATGAGTCATGAACAAATTGTAAGTGAAATGTGCAGCGAGTATGAAATTCAAGCCAAGCAATTATCCCAATGGCTGTTATTCCGAACCGCCGTAACAGGCTATATCACTGCTTTGATCCGTCAAGGAAAAATAACACATGAAATCCAAAACAACATATGGAAATTTATAACGAAAGAGAAGGCTTAA
- a CDS encoding DUF421 domain-containing protein, with protein sequence MIVSFAEKRTKYHKARTNLVIKGCIPITPGSIIIETLFGFFALLIITKLLGKTQITQLTAFDFISAMIFGELVGNVLFDDKAGLKEMALAVFLWGGLLYIINWSTQKFKKTRELFEGKPTLIIHQGKISKKSMKKSKLDINQLMHLLRSKGAFSIQEVEYAVLETDGSISILKASNNQPPTRQDLSLPEQKVSIPIILIADGEVLWDNVRESGFDRNWLEKKLKEQKYNSVKDVFFAEFIAGEGLYVQPY encoded by the coding sequence TTGATTGTATCTTTTGCAGAAAAAAGGACAAAATACCATAAAGCAAGAACAAATCTCGTTATAAAGGGGTGCATTCCTATTACTCCAGGTTCCATTATTATAGAGACGTTGTTCGGTTTTTTTGCGTTACTTATCATCACAAAGTTACTAGGTAAAACACAGATTACCCAGTTAACTGCGTTTGACTTTATTTCAGCCATGATTTTTGGGGAGCTTGTTGGGAATGTTCTATTTGACGATAAAGCAGGACTTAAAGAAATGGCCCTTGCAGTTTTTTTGTGGGGTGGGCTCTTATATATCATTAATTGGTCTACTCAAAAATTCAAGAAAACTCGGGAGTTGTTTGAAGGAAAGCCTACCTTGATTATTCATCAAGGCAAAATAAGTAAGAAGTCCATGAAAAAAAGTAAGTTAGATATTAATCAACTTATGCACCTGTTGCGTTCCAAAGGGGCATTTTCCATTCAAGAAGTGGAGTACGCGGTATTAGAAACGGATGGGTCCATCTCGATTTTAAAAGCCTCGAACAATCAACCACCAACACGTCAAGATTTAAGTTTGCCAGAACAAAAAGTATCCATCCCCATCATTCTAATAGCAGATGGAGAAGTATTGTGGGATAATGTGAGGGAATCTGGCTTTGATCGCAATTGGCTGGAAAAAAAATTAAAAGAGCAAAAGTACAATTCGGTCAAGGATGTGTTTTTTGCTGAATTTATAGCAGGAGAAGGCTTGTATGTGCAACCATATTAA
- a CDS encoding GNAT family N-acetyltransferase gives MDVRIVETEAEKADAYSVRTQVFVEEQNVPPELEIDDLEDVAIHFLGYENGLPVAASRLRLVEDYGKLERICVLKEYRGKSFGKDIISRMESYIRDQGLQKSKLNAQTHAEGFYQSIGYNTISGTFMDAGIPHVTMIKEL, from the coding sequence ATGGACGTTCGCATCGTAGAAACAGAAGCAGAAAAGGCGGATGCCTATTCCGTCCGAACACAAGTATTTGTCGAAGAACAAAACGTCCCTCCTGAACTGGAGATCGACGACTTAGAAGACGTAGCCATCCATTTCCTCGGTTATGAGAATGGACTTCCTGTAGCTGCAAGCCGTCTTCGTCTTGTGGAGGACTATGGGAAATTGGAGAGAATTTGTGTCTTAAAGGAATACCGTGGAAAATCCTTTGGAAAAGACATCATCTCACGTATGGAATCCTATATTAGGGATCAAGGATTGCAAAAATCAAAGCTGAACGCACAAACACATGCGGAAGGTTTTTATCAATCGATTGGCTACAATACGATTTCTGGTACGTTTATGGATGCTGGCATTCCACATGTTACGATGATTAAAGAGTTATAA
- a CDS encoding YjcG family protein yields MKYGIAIFPSKKIQDEANSFRKRYDPHYALVPPHVTLKEPFELDENNLKAVTKELREIANHTAPFKLEIKKVSSFSPVTNTIYLKVEPVPELLNLNERLHSGDVLPKEQTYSYVPHITIAQKLSHDEYSDVFGSLKMQEFNFEQMVDRFQLMYQLENGAWTVYETFTLGKE; encoded by the coding sequence ATGAAATATGGAATCGCTATATTTCCATCAAAGAAAATTCAAGATGAAGCTAATTCATTTAGAAAAAGATACGATCCGCACTATGCGCTGGTTCCACCACACGTTACGTTAAAAGAGCCATTTGAACTAGATGAGAATAACCTAAAAGCTGTTACGAAGGAATTACGTGAGATCGCGAATCATACGGCACCTTTTAAACTTGAAATCAAAAAAGTGAGTTCATTTTCACCGGTAACGAATACGATTTACTTAAAAGTTGAGCCGGTTCCAGAATTATTGAATTTAAATGAGCGTCTTCATAGTGGGGATGTTTTACCAAAAGAGCAAACGTACTCCTATGTTCCACATATTACGATTGCTCAAAAGCTATCCCATGACGAATATTCAGATGTATTCGGAAGCTTAAAAATGCAAGAATTTAATTTTGAACAAATGGTAGATCGTTTTCAGCTCATGTACCAATTGGAAAATGGTGCGTGGACGGTGTACGAGACGTTTACACTAGGTAAGGAGTAG
- a CDS encoding alpha/beta hydrolase encodes MQRKGKMMEHQIASKYLGETMTIKWYVPEMFSPLKSYHLCIMQDGEDYFRIGKIATWSDQLHEDGEIEDTVFVGIHYKDKYDRLDKYHPDGTKLEAYMNFLVKEVVPFLDEEIPTFQIGGSRTLMGDSMAGTFALMAALRYPNTFGQVIMQSPFVNKTVMDSVSNAKFLDQLSIYHTVGNQETEVQTTRDGILDFITPNRELHQLLDSKGTSYEYHEFDGKHTWKYWQQDMKRALTTMFGF; translated from the coding sequence ATGCAAAGAAAAGGAAAAATGATGGAACATCAGATTGCAAGTAAATACTTAGGTGAGACCATGACGATAAAGTGGTATGTTCCAGAAATGTTTTCTCCGCTTAAATCGTACCATCTTTGCATTATGCAAGATGGGGAGGACTATTTCCGCATCGGAAAAATAGCGACATGGAGTGATCAGCTCCACGAAGATGGGGAAATCGAAGATACGGTATTCGTCGGCATTCATTATAAAGATAAATACGATCGTTTAGACAAATACCACCCAGACGGTACAAAGTTAGAAGCATACATGAATTTTCTCGTCAAAGAAGTCGTGCCGTTTCTAGATGAAGAGATTCCAACGTTTCAAATCGGTGGCAGCCGCACCCTTATGGGAGACTCCATGGCAGGAACCTTTGCGTTAATGGCTGCTTTACGTTACCCGAACACATTTGGGCAAGTGATTATGCAATCCCCATTTGTAAATAAGACGGTTATGGATTCCGTATCTAATGCTAAGTTCTTGGACCAGCTTTCTATTTATCATACGGTAGGGAATCAGGAAACCGAGGTTCAAACTACAAGAGATGGCATTTTAGATTTCATCACACCGAACCGTGAGCTTCATCAACTGCTTGATTCGAAAGGCACGAGTTATGAGTATCATGAGTTTGACGGAAAGCATACGTGGAAATATTGGCAACAAGATATGAAACGTGCCTTGACGACGATGTTTGGTTTTTAA
- a CDS encoding methyl-accepting chemotaxis protein, with amino-acid sequence MKNWKWNRNSIFLQLLTLALLITVVTGTAVGITSYYLSKEALLNAGKEDLNHLVSGSIATLDALNNQVESGDLTLEEAQEKARELLSGPKLSGEEGYDFQKSQFLYREDGYIVAYGSDYSTQVHPSNPIGEIPEDTANRENMTKGAQSDNIEDHYTTYEDEREETGTIEDKMSYMTYYEPWDWNVGIAVYQSEFFRALGDLKWYIIAITTFITILSVAIFYFAIRKKVKSLNEVTRAAEAIAHGEITSAELRESKDEIGQLATSFNIMSSQLKDIMLKLQGTGKQLLDSASDLSAVSEETSATGEEVGRAITEIASGTQAQASDLEDINQSVETLNRSIDTMNEQTNKIREITNVSEKASTDGQEIVSKLRESNDLSQQAVDKISVGITNLYNKSSEIAGITSTIESIAAETNLLALNASIEAARAGEHGKGFSVVADEIRKLAEQSTKATHQVQEVINSISEETEKTVMVMAESMNYSVELNTNVQQTEKQFSSISKSIAATTNALVVLTEEIAEVVRQNTKITAGIQNTSAVSEETAASVEQITSSVEEQIRAIANVAESAEQLSELNQELNEILKTYRLS; translated from the coding sequence ATGAAAAACTGGAAATGGAATAGAAATAGTATTTTCTTGCAATTGCTTACCTTAGCATTACTTATTACAGTAGTCACTGGCACAGCAGTTGGAATTACTAGTTATTATTTATCGAAAGAAGCACTATTGAATGCGGGGAAAGAGGATTTAAACCACTTAGTTAGTGGGTCTATTGCAACTCTTGATGCATTGAATAATCAAGTCGAAAGTGGAGATTTAACCTTAGAGGAAGCACAAGAAAAAGCCAGAGAGTTATTATCCGGACCAAAATTGTCTGGAGAAGAAGGTTATGATTTTCAAAAATCACAGTTCTTGTATCGTGAAGATGGATATATCGTAGCATATGGATCCGACTATTCTACACAGGTTCATCCATCTAATCCAATTGGGGAAATTCCAGAGGATACTGCAAACAGAGAAAATATGACGAAAGGTGCTCAAAGCGACAATATTGAGGACCATTATACGACTTATGAGGATGAAAGAGAAGAAACCGGAACGATTGAAGATAAAATGTCCTATATGACTTATTATGAGCCATGGGACTGGAATGTTGGAATTGCCGTTTATCAATCTGAGTTTTTTAGGGCATTAGGTGACTTAAAATGGTACATTATTGCCATCACAACGTTTATTACGATTTTAAGTGTGGCAATCTTTTATTTTGCAATCAGAAAGAAAGTGAAATCGCTAAACGAGGTTACGAGGGCAGCAGAAGCAATTGCTCATGGAGAAATTACTTCTGCAGAGCTCCGAGAATCGAAGGATGAAATCGGACAATTAGCAACATCCTTTAATATTATGTCATCTCAATTAAAAGACATTATGCTAAAGCTACAAGGAACAGGAAAACAGTTACTAGATTCTGCGAGTGATCTTTCGGCAGTATCAGAAGAAACTTCAGCAACAGGAGAAGAAGTTGGAAGAGCGATTACGGAAATTGCATCTGGAACACAAGCGCAAGCATCCGATTTAGAAGATATCAATCAAAGTGTTGAAACCCTAAATCGTTCCATCGATACAATGAATGAGCAAACGAATAAGATCAGAGAGATCACCAACGTTTCCGAAAAAGCGTCAACAGACGGTCAAGAAATTGTAAGTAAACTAAGAGAATCAAATGACCTTTCGCAACAAGCAGTAGATAAGATCAGCGTTGGAATCACGAATCTTTACAACAAATCAAGTGAAATTGCTGGGATTACTTCTACCATTGAAAGTATTGCAGCGGAAACAAATTTATTAGCTTTAAATGCGAGTATTGAAGCGGCTAGAGCAGGAGAGCATGGAAAAGGATTTTCAGTAGTAGCGGACGAAATTCGGAAGCTTGCAGAACAATCCACGAAAGCGACTCATCAAGTTCAAGAAGTGATAAACAGCATTTCCGAGGAAACAGAAAAAACGGTAATGGTTATGGCGGAGTCGATGAACTATTCTGTTGAGTTAAATACAAATGTGCAACAAACCGAGAAACAATTCAGCTCGATTTCGAAATCAATTGCAGCAACCACGAATGCACTCGTTGTGTTAACAGAGGAAATCGCTGAAGTCGTTCGTCAAAATACAAAAATTACAGCGGGTATTCAAAATACCTCCGCAGTATCAGAGGAAACCGCTGCTTCCGTGGAGCAAATTACTTCCTCAGTAGAAGAGCAAATTCGAGCTATTGCCAATGTAGCAGAGTCTGCAGAGCAATTATCAGAGCTTAACCAGGAATTGAATGAGATTTTGAAAACATACAGACTTTCTTGA
- a CDS encoding sigma-70 family RNA polymerase sigma factor, giving the protein MDRSHLYHEYKLLLFTIAYRMLGSIKDAEDIVQDVFVQLEKIDVSSIDDPKAYLVKMTTNKSLNHLQSSSEKRETYPGTWLPEPIVPGDVNEPLDNLLKEESIRYTFVVLLHKLTELERCIYILRDVLVYDYKSISTMLNRSETSLRKVYSRAKQKLQQNKQLSKATREEASQLASLFLHAVKSGDFDRFINHLSKDVVLISDGGGEVLSAIYPILNRNRVAAFLQGIHKRGALQGQFSIVRVNGDIGILQRQQGMPTKLIAFDYSKTGVQNIYVVMNPKKLKEIGHKFSL; this is encoded by the coding sequence ATGGATCGCAGTCACTTATATCATGAGTATAAGCTATTACTATTCACCATAGCTTATCGTATGCTCGGCTCCATTAAAGATGCTGAGGATATCGTTCAAGATGTTTTCGTTCAGTTAGAAAAAATAGATGTATCCTCAATTGATGATCCCAAGGCGTACCTTGTTAAGATGACCACAAATAAAAGCTTGAATCACCTTCAGTCCTCTAGTGAAAAACGAGAAACTTATCCTGGTACATGGCTTCCAGAACCCATCGTTCCCGGTGATGTAAATGAGCCACTAGATAATCTACTAAAAGAAGAATCCATTCGTTATACTTTTGTCGTACTTCTGCATAAGCTCACGGAGCTGGAGAGATGTATTTATATACTGCGTGACGTGCTTGTATATGACTATAAGAGCATTTCTACAATGTTGAATCGATCAGAGACAAGCTTGAGAAAAGTGTATAGCAGAGCAAAGCAAAAATTACAACAGAACAAACAATTAAGCAAAGCAACTAGGGAGGAAGCGAGCCAATTAGCTTCTTTATTTCTGCATGCAGTAAAAAGTGGTGATTTTGATAGATTCATTAATCACCTGTCTAAAGATGTGGTGCTTATTTCAGACGGTGGCGGGGAAGTATTGTCTGCAATCTATCCAATTCTCAATAGAAATCGTGTGGCTGCATTTCTACAGGGAATTCATAAAAGAGGGGCCCTTCAAGGGCAGTTTAGTATAGTACGTGTAAACGGAGATATTGGAATCCTTCAAAGACAACAAGGTATGCCTACTAAATTGATTGCGTTTGATTATTCAAAAACTGGTGTCCAAAATATTTATGTTGTGATGAACCCAAAAAAATTAAAAGAAATAGGTCACAAATTCTCCCTTTGA